Proteins encoded within one genomic window of Microbacterium soli:
- the hemE gene encoding uroporphyrinogen decarboxylase, whose translation MTDLLLRALAGSKPERTPVWFMRQAGRSLPEYRELRVGTRMLDACLTPDLAAEITLQPVRRHDVDAAVFFSDIVIPLRLAGVEVEIEPGRGPVFARPVRTAADVERVTAIDPADLDGTAIAEAVRIVTAELGATPLIGFAGAPFTLAAYLIEGGPSKDHLRARAMMHADPESWARLAGWLSRISRRFLEIQRDAGAVVVQLFDSWAGSLSPTDYRAHVVPHSTAALEGIGVPAIHFGVGTGPFLADMRLGGVADAVGVDWRMPLDEAVRIVGPDTVVQGNIDPALLQAPWPVLEAHVREVIAQGRGARGHILNLGHGVPPDTDPDQLTRIVRLAHEGAAMGGSGA comes from the coding sequence ATGACTGACCTGCTGCTGCGCGCACTCGCCGGCTCCAAGCCCGAGCGCACCCCCGTCTGGTTCATGCGTCAGGCCGGCAGGTCCCTGCCGGAGTACCGGGAGCTCCGCGTCGGCACGCGCATGCTGGATGCCTGCCTCACCCCGGATCTCGCCGCCGAGATCACCCTGCAGCCCGTGCGCCGGCACGACGTGGACGCGGCGGTGTTCTTCAGCGACATCGTCATCCCCCTGCGTCTGGCGGGCGTCGAGGTGGAGATCGAGCCCGGCCGCGGCCCCGTGTTCGCGCGCCCTGTTCGCACGGCCGCCGACGTCGAGCGCGTCACCGCGATCGACCCTGCCGACCTCGATGGCACGGCCATCGCGGAGGCCGTGCGCATCGTCACCGCCGAACTCGGAGCGACGCCGCTCATCGGTTTCGCGGGCGCGCCGTTCACACTGGCCGCGTACCTCATCGAGGGCGGGCCCTCCAAGGATCATCTGCGTGCCCGGGCCATGATGCATGCCGACCCGGAGTCGTGGGCGCGGCTGGCCGGGTGGCTCTCGCGCATCTCGCGCCGCTTCCTGGAGATCCAGCGCGATGCGGGCGCCGTCGTCGTGCAGCTCTTCGACTCCTGGGCGGGCTCGCTGAGCCCGACCGACTACCGCGCGCATGTCGTCCCGCATTCGACGGCCGCGCTGGAGGGCATCGGCGTGCCCGCCATCCACTTCGGGGTCGGCACGGGGCCCTTCCTCGCCGACATGCGTCTGGGCGGCGTCGCGGACGCCGTCGGCGTCGACTGGCGGATGCCGCTGGACGAGGCCGTCCGCATCGTCGGGCCCGACACCGTCGTGCAGGGCAACATCGACCCGGCGCTGCTGCAGGCGCCGTGGCCGGTGCTGGAGGCGCACGTCCGCGAGGTGATCGCGCAGGGCCGCGGTGCGAGAGGCCACATCCTCAACCTCGGCCACGGCGTGCCGCCGGACACCGATCCCGACCAGCTCACCCGCATCGTGCGACTCGCCCACGAGGGGGCCGCGATGGGAGGATCGGGGGCATGA
- a CDS encoding protoporphyrinogen/coproporphyrinogen oxidase: MSSEQEDLAARAARHHVVVIGGGIGGLVAARECAKLGIPVTLLEAETRPGGCIRPALLDSIVVDAGAESFATRGGHVRALVDELGLADALVTPEGGGAWLSGIPDTPDAPLPRGGVLGIPANPFQEDVRAIIGWRGVWRAYLDRLRPPLTIGHETSLGRLVSTRMGARVRDRLVAPVTAGVYSALPEDVDVDAAAPGLNAALTRVGSLSGAVLALQGERAGAAPGAAVMGLDGGMGRLVDALLAELRTYGVTVRTGARAVRLDRDGERWSVEIERPTDADDGTTEIDAGRQADAGADLDAEPRAPEPEVLTATRVVIATPEPAAHALLAPHVPGLGEAGPAPEIEIVTLLVDAPELDTAPRGSGVLTVPGSHTAKALTHSTAKWGWLRRAADGAHIVRVSFGSQGEPAATAALDDDAAAQLALSEASALLGVRLPADGLRAAHRARFVQSQPSSQIGAARRRAAARTAVQRVPGLGVVGAWIAGTGLAQVVPDAVAEAGRLRRGMLWD, translated from the coding sequence ATGAGCTCCGAGCAGGAGGATCTCGCCGCCCGCGCCGCGCGGCACCACGTCGTCGTCATCGGCGGTGGCATCGGCGGGCTGGTCGCCGCGCGCGAGTGCGCGAAGCTCGGCATCCCCGTGACGCTGCTGGAGGCCGAGACCCGGCCGGGCGGATGCATCCGTCCCGCCCTGCTCGACAGCATCGTCGTCGACGCGGGGGCGGAGAGCTTCGCCACCCGCGGCGGGCACGTGCGCGCCCTCGTGGACGAGCTCGGTCTGGCGGACGCGCTCGTGACCCCGGAGGGGGGAGGCGCGTGGTTGAGCGGCATTCCCGACACCCCCGACGCGCCGCTGCCCAGGGGCGGGGTGCTGGGCATCCCCGCCAACCCGTTCCAGGAGGACGTGCGCGCCATCATCGGGTGGCGCGGGGTGTGGCGCGCGTATCTGGACCGACTGCGCCCACCGTTGACGATCGGCCACGAGACCAGCCTGGGCAGACTGGTCTCCACGCGCATGGGCGCGAGAGTGCGGGATCGCCTCGTCGCGCCGGTCACCGCCGGGGTGTACTCGGCGCTCCCGGAGGATGTGGATGTGGACGCCGCGGCACCGGGCCTGAACGCCGCGCTCACCCGGGTGGGATCGCTCAGCGGCGCGGTGCTCGCGCTGCAGGGCGAGCGCGCGGGCGCCGCACCCGGTGCGGCGGTGATGGGGCTCGACGGCGGGATGGGCCGACTCGTCGACGCGCTGCTGGCCGAGCTGCGGACGTACGGCGTGACGGTGCGCACCGGTGCCCGCGCGGTGCGGCTCGACCGTGACGGCGAGCGGTGGAGCGTCGAGATCGAACGGCCGACGGATGCCGATGACGGGACGACCGAGATCGATGCCGGTCGGCAGGCGGATGCCGGTGCCGACCTGGACGCGGAGCCCCGGGCGCCGGAGCCGGAGGTCCTCACGGCGACCCGGGTCGTGATCGCGACTCCCGAGCCGGCGGCCCACGCCCTGCTGGCGCCGCACGTGCCGGGGCTGGGCGAGGCCGGCCCCGCACCGGAGATCGAGATCGTGACCCTCCTGGTCGACGCCCCCGAACTCGACACCGCCCCGCGCGGCAGCGGCGTGCTCACCGTGCCGGGCAGCCACACCGCCAAGGCGCTCACGCACTCCACCGCCAAATGGGGGTGGCTGCGCCGCGCGGCGGACGGCGCCCACATCGTGCGGGTGTCGTTCGGATCCCAGGGAGAGCCCGCCGCCACCGCGGCGCTCGACGATGACGCCGCGGCGCAGCTGGCGCTGTCGGAGGCGTCCGCTCTGCTGGGCGTGCGGCTTCCCGCAGATGGTCTGCGCGCCGCTCACCGAGCGCGATTCGTGCAGTCGCAACCGTCGTCGCAGATCGGTGCGGCGCGGCGCCGCGCGGCGGCGCGCACCGCCGTGCAGCGCGTTCCCGGTCTGGGCGTCGTGGGCGCATGGATCGCGGGAACGGGCCTGGCGCAGGTGGTTCCGGATGCCGTCGCCGAGGCCGGACGGCTCCGCCGGGGCATGCTCTGGGACTGA